The Pseudofrankia inefficax genome window below encodes:
- a CDS encoding SDR family NAD(P)-dependent oxidoreductase, whose amino-acid sequence MPGLCDGKVALVTGASRGLGKSIAQRLAAQGAVVGLTARTMEPDPRYAGSLRETREQIEAAGGSAVAVAGDLSRDEDRERVFAELSDRLGSPDILVNNAAVTFLRTLDEFPERRARLMFEMHVLAPLRLIQLAIPGMRERKRGWILNVTSIAGQRPVGPPFSEFDVSAGFGLYGTVKAALDRLTGAFAAELSPDGIAVNAAAPSNPVRTPGAGSLELAKEDTEDIELITETALILCTADPARTSGRVVYTQPFLRELGRI is encoded by the coding sequence ATGCCAGGCTTATGCGACGGCAAGGTCGCACTCGTCACCGGGGCCAGCCGCGGGCTCGGCAAGTCGATCGCCCAACGTCTGGCGGCGCAGGGCGCCGTCGTCGGGCTCACGGCGCGGACGATGGAACCCGACCCCCGCTACGCGGGCTCCCTGCGTGAGACCCGCGAACAGATCGAGGCGGCCGGCGGGTCCGCGGTCGCGGTCGCGGGAGACCTGTCGCGCGACGAGGACCGAGAACGCGTCTTCGCGGAGCTCTCCGACCGGCTCGGCTCGCCGGACATCCTGGTCAACAACGCCGCGGTGACGTTCCTGCGGACCCTGGACGAGTTCCCCGAGCGCCGAGCCCGGCTGATGTTCGAGATGCACGTCCTGGCCCCGCTGCGCCTGATCCAGCTGGCGATCCCCGGGATGCGGGAGCGTAAGCGAGGCTGGATCCTCAATGTCACCTCGATCGCCGGGCAGCGGCCGGTCGGCCCCCCGTTCTCCGAGTTCGACGTCTCCGCAGGCTTCGGCCTCTACGGCACGGTCAAGGCGGCGCTGGACCGGCTGACGGGTGCCTTCGCCGCCGAGCTGTCGCCCGACGGGATCGCCGTGAACGCCGCCGCCCCCTCCAACCCGGTCCGCACACCCGGCGCGGGAAGCCTGGAGCTGGCGAAGGAGGACACCGAGGACATCGAGCTGATCACCGAGACGGCGCTGATCCTCTGCACGGCCGATCCGGCCAGGACCAGCGGCCGGGTGGTCTACACCCAGCCCTTCCTGCGCGAGCTGGGCCGGATCTGA
- a CDS encoding alpha/beta hydrolase family protein — protein MRRSSVRMNLASWRGSVVAGAVGLGLVLASCSDGSTQATAEGSATPAARHGCLPADDPAASVRGDYGVGQTQVTFIDHSRPTDAAPDRHLAANPDRTIPVVVSYPVAPTPGAAADAPAVSGAAPATGRFPLVVLSHGVTADGMVAANVIAAPLVRQGYVVATPTFPLSSGPGGTIFDLPNQPADVSFVITSLTGWSATAGTPLAGHVQPSCLAIAGHSLGAATTLAAAYLSCCRDGRVKAVVSLAGALAPFKGTFAGNPPVPLLILHGDQDQTVPLAKSADIFTTLRGPRYFLTLHGAGHSTMFFDQAGQTLDHTVTAFLDAYLKGDFRSLDALPDDIRRSGVGTYQTAR, from the coding sequence ATGAGACGTAGCAGCGTCCGCATGAACCTGGCGTCCTGGCGTGGTTCGGTGGTCGCGGGGGCCGTCGGCCTCGGACTCGTTCTTGCCTCGTGTTCTGATGGTTCGACGCAGGCGACGGCGGAAGGCTCAGCCACGCCGGCCGCTCGTCACGGGTGCCTGCCGGCGGATGATCCGGCCGCCTCGGTTCGGGGCGATTACGGCGTCGGACAGACCCAGGTCACCTTCATCGACCACAGCAGGCCGACGGACGCCGCGCCCGACCGCCACCTGGCCGCCAACCCCGACCGCACGATCCCGGTCGTCGTCAGCTACCCCGTCGCCCCGACGCCGGGCGCGGCCGCCGACGCGCCGGCCGTATCGGGTGCGGCGCCCGCGACGGGCCGGTTCCCGCTGGTCGTGTTATCCCACGGGGTAACGGCCGACGGGATGGTCGCGGCGAACGTCATCGCGGCGCCGCTCGTCCGTCAGGGCTACGTCGTCGCGACTCCGACCTTCCCGCTCTCCAGCGGCCCCGGCGGGACGATCTTCGACCTGCCGAACCAGCCGGCCGACGTCAGCTTCGTCATCACCTCACTGACCGGCTGGAGCGCGACGGCGGGCACTCCACTGGCCGGCCACGTCCAGCCGAGCTGCCTGGCCATCGCCGGCCACTCACTCGGCGCGGCGACCACGCTCGCCGCGGCCTATCTCTCGTGCTGCCGGGACGGAAGGGTCAAGGCCGTCGTCTCGCTGGCCGGGGCGCTGGCCCCCTTCAAGGGAACCTTCGCCGGCAACCCGCCGGTCCCGCTGCTGATCCTGCACGGCGACCAGGATCAGACCGTCCCACTGGCCAAAAGCGCCGACATCTTCACGACGCTCCGCGGGCCGCGCTACTTCCTCACCCTGCACGGCGCCGGCCATTCGACGATGTTCTTCGACCAGGCGGGCCAGACGCTCGACCACACGGTGACCGCGTTCCTCGATGCCTACCTCAAGGGCGACTTCAGGTCATTGGACGCGCTCCCTGACGACATCCGCCGCTCGGGCGTCGGGACCTACCAGACAGCACGCTGA
- a CDS encoding phosphotransferase family protein, protein MIEMDVDFNLLGARLADLQPVGLRPLVGGASSLSYVATATVEGAARRVVVKVAPPGLAPVRNRDVLRQAALLRRLAATDVPVPTVLWEDAGDPPEVPPVFVMSFVEGTSLEPLFDDDPGAAGDETTVVAERMRDAARVLAALHAVEPAAIGLGAEPVVSLGAEVARWSRALGTVDPALAPGWEKVADSLAATEPPAMEPAIIHGDYRLGNLLATGPSVTALIDWEIWSVGDPRVDLGWFLINADPATYRRPSRYAGALPAPDELAATYADRLGVRVAALDWFRALACFKSAATWSLIIKHARRRPTPDRTAEEMAGALGGLVARAAELVG, encoded by the coding sequence GTGATTGAAATGGACGTCGATTTCAACTTACTCGGAGCCCGCCTCGCGGACCTCCAACCCGTGGGCCTGCGTCCGCTGGTCGGGGGCGCCTCCAGCCTGTCGTACGTGGCCACGGCCACCGTCGAGGGCGCGGCCCGCCGGGTGGTCGTCAAGGTGGCGCCACCCGGCCTGGCGCCGGTGCGCAACCGCGACGTCCTGCGCCAGGCGGCCCTGCTGCGCCGGCTGGCCGCGACCGACGTCCCCGTTCCGACGGTGCTGTGGGAGGACGCCGGCGACCCTCCCGAGGTTCCGCCGGTCTTCGTGATGTCCTTCGTCGAGGGGACGTCGTTGGAGCCGCTGTTCGACGACGACCCCGGCGCGGCCGGCGACGAAACGACCGTGGTGGCGGAGCGGATGCGCGACGCGGCCCGGGTGCTCGCCGCCCTGCACGCGGTCGAGCCCGCGGCCATCGGCCTGGGTGCGGAACCGGTGGTGAGCCTCGGCGCGGAGGTGGCCCGCTGGTCGCGCGCGCTCGGCACGGTCGACCCCGCCCTCGCGCCCGGCTGGGAGAAGGTCGCGGACTCGCTGGCGGCCACCGAGCCGCCGGCGATGGAACCCGCGATCATCCACGGCGACTACCGGCTGGGAAACCTGCTGGCCACCGGCCCGAGCGTCACCGCCCTCATCGACTGGGAGATCTGGTCGGTCGGCGACCCGCGCGTCGACCTCGGCTGGTTCCTGATCAACGCCGACCCGGCCACCTACCGCCGACCGAGCCGCTATGCCGGGGCGCTGCCGGCGCCGGACGAACTGGCGGCGACCTATGCCGACCGGCTCGGCGTCCGGGTGGCGGCGCTGGACTGGTTCCGCGCGCTGGCCTGCTTCAAGTCCGCGGCGACCTGGTCGCTGATCATCAAGCACGCCCGGCGCCGCCCGACCCCGGACCGCACGGCCGAGGAGATGGCCGGCGCGTTGGGCGGGCTCGTCGCGCGGGCAGCCGAGCTGGTCGGCTGA
- a CDS encoding CaiB/BaiF CoA transferase family protein, with protein MSAAGPLAGVRVLMMGGLGPGPFCGMLLGDLGAEVIRVDRPGEVDSPPPVDVVMRRGQRSIALDAKDERGREVIHALAERADAFVDVYRPGVAERLGIGPNDLRARNPRLVYARMTGYGQDGPYAQLAGHDINYIALSGALHATGPAERPVPPLNVLGDFGGGGMLLAVGLLSGIVEAARSGSGQVVDVAMLDGSATLMAVFYGMLAQGSWRDRREANLTDGGAHFYRTYETADGKHFAVGALEGRFYAELCARLGIEVPQDYDDHEAWDKHSEVMAARFRERTRAEWERELVTPESCASPVLSLAEAPGHPQNVARGTFVEVDGVVQPAPSPRFSKTPPAPPGRPALPGDQTVDVLAELGLDHDAVRRLLADGVARQSGPAG; from the coding sequence GTGAGTGCCGCGGGGCCGCTGGCCGGTGTCCGGGTCCTGATGATGGGTGGTCTCGGACCCGGACCGTTCTGCGGGATGCTGCTGGGTGACCTCGGAGCCGAGGTGATCCGGGTCGACCGTCCGGGCGAGGTCGACTCACCCCCACCGGTCGACGTGGTGATGCGCCGGGGCCAGCGCTCGATCGCCCTCGACGCCAAGGACGAACGCGGCCGGGAGGTCATCCACGCGCTCGCCGAGCGGGCCGACGCCTTCGTCGACGTCTACCGGCCCGGGGTCGCCGAGCGTCTGGGTATCGGCCCGAACGACCTGCGGGCACGCAATCCGAGGCTGGTGTACGCCCGGATGACCGGGTACGGCCAGGACGGCCCCTACGCGCAGCTGGCCGGGCACGACATCAACTACATCGCCCTGAGCGGGGCGTTGCACGCGACCGGGCCGGCCGAGCGCCCGGTGCCGCCGCTGAACGTCCTGGGTGACTTCGGCGGTGGGGGCATGCTGCTGGCCGTCGGACTGCTCAGCGGCATCGTCGAGGCGGCCCGCTCGGGCAGCGGCCAGGTGGTCGACGTCGCCATGCTCGACGGCTCGGCCACACTGATGGCGGTCTTCTACGGCATGCTCGCCCAGGGAAGCTGGCGGGACAGGCGCGAGGCGAACCTGACCGACGGCGGCGCCCATTTCTACCGGACCTACGAGACGGCCGACGGCAAGCACTTCGCCGTCGGCGCGCTGGAGGGCCGCTTCTATGCCGAGCTGTGCGCGCGGCTCGGCATCGAGGTGCCCCAGGACTACGACGACCATGAGGCCTGGGACAAGCACAGCGAGGTGATGGCGGCCCGGTTCCGGGAGCGCACCCGCGCCGAATGGGAACGAGAGCTGGTCACGCCGGAGTCGTGCGCGTCACCGGTGCTGAGCCTGGCCGAGGCGCCGGGACATCCGCAGAACGTCGCCCGCGGCACGTTCGTCGAGGTCGACGGGGTGGTCCAGCCCGCGCCGTCCCCCCGCTTCTCGAAGACGCCGCCGGCGCCGCCGGGCCGCCCGGCGCTGCCGGGTGACCAGACCGTCGACGTCCTGGCCGAGCTTGGTCTCGACCACGACGCGGTACGGCGGCTGCTCGCCGACGGCGTCGCCCGCCAGAGCGGCCCGGCCGGCTGA
- a CDS encoding enoyl-CoA hydratase/isomerase family protein, giving the protein MPLPGVVAVDRVGGVAVLRLNRPERLNAIDESLAVALRGACDSIARDRDVRVVVLTGTGRGFCSGLDLRGFGPDVPGPDAPAIDRLRFQEMMAGLPEVLRALPQPVVAAVNGVAVGGGLALCLAADIRICAAGARFGNAAIRLGLSGAEMGMSYHLPRIVGTSVAADWMLTGRLVLADEALRTGLVSAVHPDGELVERALETAAAIAAHAPLGVQLTKRALQVNTDAPGLAAALEVENRNQVIAHATVEAAEARAAWSGR; this is encoded by the coding sequence GTGCCGCTGCCCGGTGTGGTGGCCGTCGATCGGGTGGGCGGGGTTGCCGTCCTGCGGCTGAACCGCCCGGAGCGGCTCAACGCGATCGACGAGTCCCTCGCGGTCGCGCTGCGCGGCGCGTGCGACTCGATCGCCAGGGACCGGGACGTGCGGGTGGTGGTGCTCACCGGGACGGGCCGTGGCTTCTGTTCTGGCCTCGACCTGCGTGGCTTCGGGCCCGACGTCCCCGGCCCGGATGCGCCGGCGATCGACCGGCTGCGCTTCCAGGAGATGATGGCCGGGCTGCCGGAGGTTCTGCGCGCCTTGCCGCAACCGGTGGTCGCCGCGGTCAACGGGGTGGCGGTCGGGGGCGGGCTCGCGCTGTGCCTGGCCGCCGACATCCGGATCTGCGCGGCCGGCGCCCGGTTCGGCAACGCCGCGATCCGCCTCGGCCTGTCCGGGGCGGAGATGGGGATGAGCTACCACCTGCCCCGCATCGTCGGCACCAGTGTGGCCGCCGACTGGATGCTCACCGGCCGGCTGGTGCTCGCCGACGAGGCGCTGCGGACCGGCCTGGTGAGCGCCGTGCATCCGGACGGCGAACTGGTCGAGCGCGCGCTGGAGACCGCCGCCGCGATCGCCGCGCACGCGCCGCTGGGGGTCCAGCTGACGAAGCGGGCCCTGCAGGTCAACACGGACGCGCCCGGTCTGGCGGCCGCGCTGGAGGTCGAGAACCGCAACCAGGTCATAGCCCACGCCACCGTCGAGGCGGCCGAGGCGCGTGCCGCGTGGAGCGGGCGGTGA